AGCTTAAGTGCTTGCACATTTAGGTCAGCAACTTTGGGTAGCCGGTTGCGTGTTGCTTCTTCCAGCGCATTGAAGGGAACAAGATTCCCTATCGCAGCGAGTGCCCCAATAGCCAGCACATTAGCAGTAAGGATATTCCCGATTTGTTCTCTTGCTAGTTGTGAAATAGGCACATTGATTACTTGAGCCTTTACTGCCG
Above is a genomic segment from Candidatus Margulisiibacteriota bacterium containing:
- a CDS encoding 2-oxoacid:acceptor oxidoreductase family protein, translating into AVKAQVINVPISQLAREQIGNILTANVLAIGALAAIGNLVPFNALEEATRNRLPKVADLNVQALKLGWEWGKKALETK